A genomic window from Camelus ferus isolate YT-003-E chromosome 9, BCGSAC_Cfer_1.0, whole genome shotgun sequence includes:
- the LOC102524478 gene encoding NTPase KAP family P-loop domain-containing protein 1 isoform X9: MHKHYAVHFAKGSRPPTDCYFLDPEMGHQKGCCHQWCHDLAAPGAHGPCWPLPQACWQLAYHSHRGCVGGCRWGPQPPLLQQQQQQRWQPQAPAPSPLRQRLYPAQRAQKGMPATSTAPVQPASAPQPPPAPTTAHTTASSSPALPSATSTLLEPSRPTAARPLPAPAAYGSFTSYSSEILTEDDVYCSCLAKTLCHVPVPVTVGFYAPFGCRLHLMLDKITAFWDGPYPGLSLVPAARAQLLTPYPPTPRPVPSVPAALMQQEATQREGEELQRVQCRPRSVRGWGFPQLLWYLVFLQPVITEVHLRRKNVKFLFIRFSAWQYAGTDKLWAGLVTTLCEGIRHHYGALPFSVYSVMGNKPGATPGFCQREWHCRLRVCLALLALLAALSLGVGLLYLSVGSRSLGHGVANGSLLQVVGGAATTLSGSGLLMAVYSVGKHLFVSQRKKIERLVSREKFGSQLGFMCEVKKEVELLTDFLCFLEIYQRCRLRVVLEVTGLDTCYPERVVGVLNAMNTLLSDSHAPFIFILVVDPSILAACLESAGSMKGTADNGYLFLNRTVTLPFSVPIMGRRTKLQFLHDAVQSRDDLLYREMTRKLRPPGGAGDGESTRLLGVETRAGAQRAQSRIDAEAARRIREALFCLHDERDCLYEYVPDNVVSMRRIVNTVPITVRLLQQQQQGDFVGPSPRQAVAWVVLANQWPCRLSWVLQCLEDRQQAGGAPDARARLWDVFCDNSRELHTMTKALQNVLDLDGDPELFERFLDSDFPFTVAEAQSLLRCTVNLDHSIRRRMGLIRAVSALKPPSPPKSPAHDAPHTANGANHAPEEAVSGRSAGHTPAHASEAHHPQDWAQRGKPRPVA; the protein is encoded by the exons gatGCTGTCATCAGTGGTGCCATGACCTAGCAGCACCTGGAGCCCACGGGCCCTGTTGGCCGCTCCCCCAGGCATGCTGGCAGTTGGCCTACCACAGCCACAGGGGGTGTGTCGGCGGCTGTCGCtggggcccccagcccccgctcctgcagcagcagcagcagcagcggtggcagccccaggccccagctcccagccccctgcGGCAGCGGCTCTACCCTGCCCAAAGGGCCCAGAAGGGGATGCCTGCCACCTCGACTGCCCCCGTACAACCAGCCAGCGCCCCCCAGCCGCCCCCCGCACCCACCACGGCACACACCACGGCCAGCAGCAGCCCGGCCCTGCCCTCCGCCACCAGCACCCTCCTGGAGCCCAGCAGGCCCACTGCGGCTCGGCCCCTGCCCGCCCCCGCTGCCTATGGCTCCTTCACCTCCTACAGCTCCG AGATCCTGACAGAGGATGATGTCTACTGCAGCTGCCTGGCCAAGACCCTCTGCCACGTGCCCGTCCCTGTGACTGTGGGTTTCTATGCCCCCTTTGGCTGCCGCCTGCACCTGATGCTGGACAAGATCACGG CTTTCTGGGATGGGCCCTACCCAGGCCTGAGCCTGGTCCCCGCGGCCAGAGCCCAGCTGCTCACACCGTACCCCCCAACCCCTCGCCCGGTGCCTTCGGTCCCCGCAGCGCTGATGCAGCAGGAGGCGACCCAGCGCGAGGGCGAGGAGCTCCAGCGCGTGCAATGCCGGCCGCGGTCAGTGCGCGGCTGGGGCTTCCCGCAGCTTCTGTGGTACCTGGTGTTCCTGCAGCCCGTCATCACAGAAGTGCACCTGCGGCGCAAGAACGTGAAGTTCCTCTTCATCCGCTTCAGCGCCTGGCAGTACGCGGGCACGGACAAGCTGTGGGCCGGCCTGGTCACCACGCTGTGCGAGGGCATCCGCCATCACTACGGCGCGCTGCCTTTCAGCGTGTACTCGGTGATGGGCAACAAGCCGGGCGCGACGCCGGGCTTCTGCCAACGCGAGTGGCACTGCCGGCTGCGCGTGTGCCTGGCGCTGCTGGCGCTGCTGGCGGCGCTCAGCCTGGGCGTGGGCCTGCTCTACCTGTCGGTGGGCAGCCGCTCACTGGGCCACGGCGTCGCCAATGGCAGCCTGCTCCAGGTGGTCGGGGGCGCGGCCACCACACTGTCGGGCTCCGGGCTGCTCATGGCCGTATACTCAGTGGGCAAGCACCTGTTCGTGAGCCAGCGCAAGAAGATTGAGCGGCTGGTGTCGCGCGAGAAGTTCGGCAGCCAGCTGGGCTTCATGTGCGAGGTGAAGAAGGAGGTGGAGCTGCTTACTGACTTCCTGTGCTTCCTGGAGATCTACCAGCGGTGCCGGCTGCGCGTTGTGCTCGAGGTCACGGGGCTGGACACTTGCTATCCGGAGCGCGTGGTGGGCGTGCTCAACGCCATGAATACACTGCTGTCCGACAGCCACGCGCCCTTCATCTTCATCCTGGTGGTGGACCCCAGCATCCTGGCCGCGTGCCTCGAGAGCGCCGGCTCCATGAAGGGCACGGCCGACAACGGCTACCTCTTCCTCAACCGCACCGTCACGCTGCCCTTCTCCGTGCCCATCATGGGCCGCCGCACCAAGCTGCAGTTTCTGCACGACGCGGTGCAGAGCCGCGACGACCTGCTCTATCGCGAGATGACGCGCAAGCTGCGGccgccgggcggggcgggggacgGCGAGAGCACGAGGCTCCTAGGGGTGGAGACGCGGGCGGGGGCCCAGCGCGCGCAGAGCCGCATCGACGCCGAGGCGGCGCGCCGCATCCGGGAGGCGCTCTTCTGCCTGCACGACGAGCGCGACTGCCTCTACGAGTACGTGCCCGACAACGTGGTGTCCATGCGGCGCATCGTCAACACGGTGCCCATCACCGTGCGcctgctgcagcagcagcagcagggggaCTTCGTGGGCCCCTCGCCGCGCCAGGCCGTGGCTTGGGTCGTACTCGCCAACCAGTGGCCATGCCGCCTCAGCTGGGTGCTGCAGTGCCTGGAGGACCGGCAGCAGGCTGGGGGCGCGCCAGACGCCCGCGCGCGCCTCTGGGACGTCTTCTGCGACAACAGCCGCGAGCTGCACACCATGACCAAGGCGCTGCAGAACGTGCTCGACCTAGACGGCGACCCCGAGCTTTTCGAGCGCTTCCTGGACTCCGACTTCCCCTTCACCGTGGCCGAGGCGCAGAGCCTGCTGCGCTGCACGGTCAACCTGGATCATTCCATCCGCCGCCGCATGGGCCTCATCCGGGCGGTCAGTGCGCTCAAGCCGCCTAGCCCACCCAAGTCCCCCGCCCACGACGCCCCCCACACCGCCAACGGAGCCAACCACGCCCCAGAGGAAGCCGTGTCAGGTCGCTCTGCAGGGCACACCCCTGCGCATGCCAGCGAAGCCCACCACCCCCAGGACTGGGCTCAACGGGGCAAGCCCAGACCTGTGGCTTAA
- the PPP1R37 gene encoding protein phosphatase 1 regulatory subunit 37 gives METPPQEAPPGPSADGEAEEAPTEALSPSSASPPADGRLKAVAKRVTFPSDEDIVSGAVEPKDPWRHAQNVTVDEVIGAYKQACQKLNCRQIPKLLRQLQEFTDLRHRIDCLDLKGEKLDYKTCEALEEVFKRLQFKVVDLEQTNLDEDGASALFDMIEYYESATHLNISFNKHIGTRGWQAAAHMMRKTSCLQYLDARNTPLLDHSAPFVARALRIRSSLAVLHLENASLSGRPLMLLATALKMNMTLRELYLADNKLNGLQDSAQLGNLLKFNCSLQILDLRNNHVLDSGLAYICEGLKEQRKGLATLVLWNNQLTHTGMAFLGMTLPHTHSLETLNLGHNPIGNEGVRNLKNGLIGNRSVLRLGLASTKLTCEGAVAVAEFIAESPRLLRLDLRENEIKTGGLMALSLALKVNHSLLRLDLDREPKKEAVKSFIETQKALLAEIQNGCKRNFVLAREREEKEQRLQLSASMPEITVTEPQPDDEPGEEPAAEAQENGAPGPSPGPDSDSDSDSDGEDREEEDGERAEAPCPALVPPTDSLGPGDRNPPGCPSSPTEQRISVSSPGRGHKVFVVTRVESPPERAEPPVPPAPPSPAAPPCPPSPPALPSPPASPALPPAEAVSPQDLGSSEPQPQPEPPQSGPPLPNGLKPEFALALPPEPPPGPEAKAGGCGLEHELSCSKNEKELEELLLEASQESGQETL, from the exons CCCAGAATGTGACCGTGGACGAGGTCATTGGCGCCTACAAGCAGGCCTGCCAGAAGCTGAACTGCAGACAGATCCCCAAGCTCCTCAGGCAGCTCCAG GAGTTCACAGACCTCAGGCACCGCATTGACTGTCTGGACCTGAAAG GTGAGAAGCTTGACTACAAGACCTGCGAGGCCCTCGAAGAGGTCTTCAAGAGGCTGCAGTTCAAGGTTGTGGATCTGGAGCAGACAAACCTGGATGAAGAT GGTGCCTCTGCCCTCTTCGACATGATCGAGTACTACGAGTCGGCCACCCATCTCAACATCTCCTTCAACAAGCACATCGGCACCCGGGGCTGGCAGGCCGCTGCCCACATGATGCGCAAG ACGAGCTGCCTCCAGTACCTGGATGCCCGCAACACACCCCTGCTGGACCACTCAGCACCCTTTGTGGCCCGTGCCCTGCGCATCCGCAGCAGCCTGGCTGTGTTGCACTTGGAGAATGCCAGCCTATCTGGGCGGCCCCTCATGCTGCTCG CCACAGCCCTGAAGATGAACATGACTCTGCGGGAACTGTACTTGGCTGACAACAAGCTCAATGGCCTGCAGGACTCAGCCCAGCTGGGCAACCTGCTCAAGTTCAACTGCTCCCTGCAGATCCTGGACCTCCGTAACAACCACGTGCTGGACTCAG GTCTGGCCTACATCTGTGAGGGCCTcaaggagcagaggaaggggttGGCGACCCTGGTGCTGTGGAACAACCAGCTCACGCACACGGGCATGGCCTTCCTGGGCATGACGCTG CCGCACACTCACAGCCTGGAGACGCTGAACCTGGGTCACAACCCCATCGGGAACGAGGGCGTGCGGAACCTCAAGAACGGCCTCATTGGCAACCGCAGCGTGCTGCGCCTTGGTCTGGCCTCCACCAAGCTCACCTGCGAGG GCGCGGTGGCGGTGGCGGAGTTCATCGCCGAGAGCCCCCGCCTCCTGAGACTGGACCTTCGGGAGAACGAGATCAAGACGGGCGGGCTCATGGCACTGTCGTTGGCCCTCAAGGTGAACCATTCCCTACTGCGCCTGGACCTTGACCGCGAGCCCAAGAAGGAGGCG GTGAAGAGCTTCATCGAGACGCAGAAGGCGCTGCTCGCGGAGATCCAGAATGGCTGCAAGCGCAACTTTGTGCTGGCGCGGGAGCGGGAGGAGAAGGAGCAGCGCCTGCAGCTGTCGGCCTCCATGCCCGAGATCACCGTCACTGAGCCCCAGCCTGACGATGAGCCTGGGGAGGAGCCTGCCGCAGAGGCGCAGGAGAACGGGGCCCCTGGCCCGAGCCCTGGGCCGGACTCAGACTCAGACTCAGACTCCGACGGGGAGGAccgggaggaggaggatggggagagggctgaggccccctgccccgccctggTGCCCCCCACGGACTCCCTGGGTCCTGGGGACAGGAACCCCCcaggctgcccctcctccccgaCTGAGCAGCGCATTTCTGTGTCCAGCCCGGGCCGGGGCCACAAAGTGTTTGTGGTGACCCGGGTGGAGAGTCCACCTGAGAGAGCAGAGCCTCCTGTGCCACCGGCCCCTCCTTCCCCCGCTGCCCCTCCTTGTCCTCCATCCCCACCTGCCTTACCCTCCCCTCCCGCCTCACCTGCACTACCACCAGCTGAGGCTGTCAGCCCTCAGGACCTAGGGTCATCTGAGCCTCAGCCACAGCCAGAGCCGCCTCAGTCAGGGCCACCGCTGCCCAACGGCCTGAAGCCTGAGTTTGCCCTCGCACTGCCCCCAGAGCCGCCCCCGGGGCCCGAGGCCAAGGCGGGCGGCTGTGGCCTGGAACACG AGCTGAGCTGCTCCAAGAACGAGAAGGAGCTCGAGGAGCTGCTGCTGGAAGCCAGTCAGGAATCTGGGCAGGAGACACTGTGA